ACGCTTCACTTGACTTCTCTGCACCAGCAATAGTTGGGAAGACAGTCTCTGATACAGCCTGCTGCAATACTGAGAGTGCCTTTGCATCTTTCTTCCGAAATTCCTTAACATCAATTTTCTCTATTGACTTTCCTGCTGCCTTTGATACTTCAGTTTCTGCATAACCATTTTCAACTAACTCCCAAAGATCTTGTGAAATGAAGTAAGTCTTCATTTTGATACTCCAAAACTCATAGTTCTCACCATTAAAAATAGGCACTAAGGATTGGGATAAATTGAGAGTATTTGAATTAGCCATACCAGctttcaaaaaataactcttACCAATAGCACGCGATTTGGAGTTCCTTGCTTCTGCAATGCTCCAAGATACTTGAGATGCCCACgcaacctggcgctctgataccaagatTGAAGGAAGTCTTTCTAACTCCCACACCAAACAACACTACAAAAGGGCAcgttaaaataaaatttgaaaagacctcaacactttcattctttttctcactCTTTGGATTACACGCATGGAACTAGTATttatagaacaaaagaaaaaactacccaCTAATGCCACTTGCCAAAAGGCAGCCCTATTTTGTGGACACATAACCACTAATTCCTATTTTtatgactaaaaaaaaaaaactaaaaaaaaaccaccacatGTTTACACGATCTCCACTTCCACATATTTctcacacgttcacattaactaacaGCTTCCGGCGTCCATGTTCAACATTTCCACCCTCCAAATCTTGAACGTAAGCCTCAATGGCCTGACGGGGACCCCTCTGGAAGATGTTGGCCGCTTTACGCTTCCGAATCTTGAGATGCTATACCTGTATCAGAACGGCTTCAGTGGCAAAATTTCACCTTCTTTGGCTAATTTCTCAAAACTGCAGGCTCTCCATGTTGCCCAAAACAGCTTTTCTGGGAGCACACCGACTACAATGGCGACGTTGTCGCACTTGAGTCGGTTGATTTTGATGTCCAACAGCCTCACGGGCACGGTACCCACATCCATTTTTAACATCTCTGCTCTCCAGGCCCTAAGCCTTGACAGTAATCGCTTCACGGGCCACCTTCCACATGATGCCGGCTCCATGCTTCCTAATCTCCGGCAAATCTTCTTGAACAACAACAGTTTTGATGGGCAGATACCTGCGTCACTCGCCAACGCTACGGGGTTAGAGATTATTTCTTTATTAAAGAACGAGTTTAGTGGTCCTATACCCTTAGAATTGGGCAGCTTAGTGCACCTCAGGACTCTCGCTCTTTCAGACAATTTCTTGACGAGCATGCCTGATTCCGCCGGCATTTCCATTATTACTGCCTTAACCAACTGCAGGCTTCTACGGGTCTTTGATTTCTCATATAACTCGCTGAGTGGCACTCTGCCCACCTCCGTCGGCAACTTATCCGCCAACCTCAAGATCGCCATGCTGgggaaaaatgaaatcatggGCACCATTCCTCCAGAAATTGCCAACCTAACGAATCTGTATCTATTGGACTTGAGTGTGAACAGGATAAGTGGGGTCATTCCATCAAATGTAGGGAAGCTGCGTAACCTGCAGGGACTCGCTCTTTATGGTAATGGAATCGAGGGGCTCATCCCACCTCAATTTTACCAGATGGTTGGCCTTGTTAGAGTTGACATGAGTGGAAATTTATTGTCTGGGCCAATATCAAGCTCAATATCCAATCTAAGCAATTTGCAAGGATTAGACCTTCATTCAAACCATTTGTCCTCAATCATTCCGCCAAGCTTTTGGCAGCTTAAAAATTTGGGATTCGTCTTTTTGCAGGACAACTCTCTTACGGGGTCCCTCCCATTGGAGATTGGAAATCTAGCCAATGTATACCAGATGGACTTCTCTGCAAATAAGTTGTTTGGAGATTTGCCTGCATCCTTGGTGAATCTTCAAATGCTTCAATATCTGAATCTCTCTAACAACTCATTTTCTGGACATATCCCCCAAAAACTTGAAACATTGGTGGACTTGGAAGCACTTGACCTTTCTCTTAACTATTTATCTGGAGAAATTCCAGAGGCGCTGGGGCGATTGAGAAGTATCAAGAGCCTGAACCTATCTTTCAATCAATTGGTAGGACAAATTCCAAATGATGGGATCTTTGCCAACCTTACTGCAGATTCGTTTGAGGGAAACTATGGCCTTTGTGGGGCTGCGAGGTTTGGGGTGCCAAGGTGTAATTCCAACAAGAACGAGCAACACAAGAGATCTAACCGAACTGGAATTATTGTTGCAAGCGCAGTTGGAAGTTGTGCCTTCCTCTTTGTTGTCGTCCTGCTCATTATATCATTTCGCGAAAAGGCAGTAGCTCTAAAGCATGACTTGGCTGAATTATTTCCCGGAACCAACCATCCATTCATCTCGTATAGAGAGATTTTACATGCAACAAACAACTTTGACAATTCTAACTTGATAGGAAGTGGAAGTTTTGGCTCCGTTTACAAAGGAATCCTTTCTGATGGGACAACAGTTGCTGTGAAAGTGTTAAACCTGCGGTTCGA
This window of the Nymphaea colorata isolate Beijing-Zhang1983 chromosome 2, ASM883128v2, whole genome shotgun sequence genome carries:
- the LOC116247018 gene encoding receptor kinase-like protein Xa21 — its product is MFNISTLQILNVSLNGLTGTPLEDVGRFTLPNLEMLYLYQNGFSGKISPSLANFSKLQALHVAQNSFSGSTPTTMATLSHLSRLILMSNSLTGTVPTSIFNISALQALSLDSNRFTGHLPHDAGSMLPNLRQIFLNNNSFDGQIPASLANATGLEIISLLKNEFSGPIPLELGSLVHLRTLALSDNFLTSMPDSAGISIITALTNCRLLRVFDFSYNSLSGTLPTSVGNLSANLKIAMLGKNEIMGTIPPEIANLTNLYLLDLSVNRISGVIPSNVGKLRNLQGLALYGNGIEGLIPPQFYQMVGLVRVDMSGNLLSGPISSSISNLSNLQGLDLHSNHLSSIIPPSFWQLKNLGFVFLQDNSLTGSLPLEIGNLANVYQMDFSANKLFGDLPASLVNLQMLQYLNLSNNSFSGHIPQKLETLVDLEALDLSLNYLSGEIPEALGRLRSIKSLNLSFNQLVGQIPNDGIFANLTADSFEGNYGLCGAARFGVPRCNSNKNEQHKRSNRTGIIVASAVGSCAFLFVVVLLIISFREKAVALKHDLAELFPGTNHPFISYREILHATNNFDNSNLIGSGSFGSVYKGILSDGTTVAVKVLNLRFEGALNSFNIECEVMSKVRHRNLLRIVSSCSNEEFKALVLQYMPRGSLDNCLYGSAESLNLLQRLDVMIDVACAMEYLHHDFFEPVLHCDLKPSNVLLDGDLTAYVADFGIAKMLVGSKSSTLTETLGTTGYIAPEFGLSGKVSTKADVYSYGVLLLETFTRKKPTDAMFAGDFSLTQWISEALPDAILEVVDGCLLNEYGSSSSSSHNGQQDTLRSITRNELLVSILQVGLLCSRESPTERIDMRQVVADLKKIREKLSILETANMARHVPL